Proteins from a single region of Sporosarcina sp. P33:
- a CDS encoding response regulator transcription factor, which yields MQTILLIDDEHRMLDLLGLFLEPHGFNCIKANTGEKGLEIVKEEKVDIVLLDVMMPDMDGWDVCKKIRELSTIPVIMLTARTDKADIVKGLEFGADDYITKPFDERELVARVNALLRRTSSEIAGNSNTVYGDFMLNRDSYSLHYKNSEVQLTLKEFYITEALITHPKRTFTREQLLRTAWDYNTFTDIRTVDSHIRNLREKLKVAGFPINDFLLTVWGIGYKWN from the coding sequence ATGCAAACGATTTTGCTCATAGACGACGAACATAGAATGCTCGATTTACTTGGCTTGTTTTTGGAGCCCCATGGATTCAACTGTATAAAAGCAAATACGGGCGAAAAAGGATTGGAAATCGTAAAGGAAGAAAAGGTCGATATTGTTTTATTGGATGTGATGATGCCCGACATGGATGGTTGGGACGTGTGCAAGAAAATACGGGAGCTCTCGACCATTCCGGTAATTATGCTAACAGCAAGGACAGACAAAGCGGACATTGTAAAAGGCCTAGAATTCGGGGCGGATGATTATATCACGAAGCCTTTTGATGAGAGGGAACTAGTGGCGAGAGTGAATGCACTACTACGACGCACTTCAAGTGAAATCGCAGGGAACAGCAATACGGTGTATGGAGATTTCATGTTGAATCGGGACTCTTATTCATTACATTATAAAAACTCGGAAGTACAGCTGACCTTGAAGGAGTTTTATATTACTGAGGCATTAATCACTCACCCGAAAAGGACATTTACACGTGAACAACTTTTACGCACAGCATGGGACTATAACACATTCACAGATATCCGAACGGTCGACTCGCATATCCGGAATTTAAGGGAGAAACTCAAAGTTGCGGGTTTTCCGATTAATGACTTCCTATTAACGGTCTGGGGAATCGGTTATAAATGGAACTGA
- a CDS encoding HAMP domain-containing sensor histidine kinase: MNKISKKLAAYFIISFLVLETILMMYLHQNIIHTRVDEEYSRLLATGSNHRNVLIDYYSDETVTHIILMESEGDRGVVITGKNGKIIRSSDAKLETLLPSLSFLQNPTVQKDQVIKPDWEDSPYIISAHPYKVDENNSGYVLMFQSTEPIEQLVRKLNFHFGLAGVAIIIILFIIYSILSKFLTRPLIRMKEATEKLSEGKFDVSLPAGGNDELGELSIAIRKLANDLERMKKDRNEFLASISHELSTPLTYLIGYLKVAMRHELSEEERNHYLMIIAEESNRMKDLVKNLMDLAKMDELAFLVSKSNFSSRKFADDIYRLVQPSFALKNVHLDLIANKDFQIHADPVRLEQVVLNLLDNALKYSNENTTVKFIISKEQKRTVITVADEGIGIPEEQIDMIFEKLFRVEKSRSRTFGGSGLGLAIVKELVEAHGGSIEVKSEFGKGSEFTIKI, translated from the coding sequence TTGAATAAAATTTCAAAAAAACTAGCTGCATACTTTATCATTTCTTTCCTTGTCCTTGAAACAATTCTGATGATGTATTTACACCAAAATATTATTCATACAAGAGTGGATGAAGAATACTCCCGCTTATTAGCGACTGGTTCGAACCATAGAAACGTCTTAATCGACTATTATTCCGATGAAACGGTCACTCATATTATACTAATGGAATCTGAGGGGGATAGAGGGGTTGTCATTACTGGAAAGAACGGTAAGATAATCCGGAGTTCAGATGCAAAGTTGGAAACCCTGCTACCTTCGCTCTCATTCTTACAAAATCCAACTGTTCAAAAAGATCAAGTAATAAAACCGGATTGGGAAGATTCGCCTTATATCATAAGTGCCCATCCATACAAGGTTGACGAGAATAATTCGGGATATGTATTGATGTTTCAAAGCACTGAACCAATCGAACAGTTAGTACGCAAGCTAAATTTCCACTTCGGTTTGGCAGGAGTAGCAATTATAATCATCCTCTTTATTATCTATTCTATTTTGTCTAAATTTCTTACTCGACCATTGATTCGAATGAAGGAAGCGACCGAGAAATTAAGCGAGGGGAAATTCGATGTTAGCCTTCCAGCAGGAGGCAATGATGAGCTTGGCGAATTATCGATTGCGATTCGGAAGCTGGCTAATGATCTGGAAAGAATGAAAAAGGATCGAAATGAGTTTCTTGCGTCCATCTCTCATGAATTAAGTACTCCATTGACCTATTTGATTGGTTATTTGAAAGTGGCTATGAGACATGAATTATCTGAAGAAGAAAGAAATCATTACCTAATGATTATTGCAGAAGAATCAAATCGAATGAAAGACTTAGTGAAAAACTTAATGGATTTAGCAAAAATGGATGAGTTGGCATTCTTAGTTTCAAAGTCGAATTTTTCATCCCGAAAATTCGCTGATGATATTTATCGACTTGTCCAACCTTCTTTTGCTTTGAAGAATGTACATCTGGATTTGATAGCCAACAAGGATTTTCAGATTCATGCAGATCCGGTGAGACTGGAACAGGTTGTACTGAATCTTTTGGACAATGCATTAAAGTATTCAAATGAAAACACGACTGTTAAGTTTATAATTTCCAAAGAACAAAAACGAACTGTCATTACAGTTGCGGATGAAGGAATTGGTATCCCGGAAGAACAAATCGATATGATTTTCGAGAAACTTTTCAGGGTTGAAAAATCCCGTTCCAGAACATTTGGCGGATCCGGTTTAGGACTTGCCATAGTGAAGGAATTGGTAGAAGCACACGGGGGTTCAATAGAAGTGAAAAGTGAGTTCGGGAAAGGTAGCGAATTTACAATTAAGATTTAA
- the resA gene encoding thiol-disulfide oxidoreductase ResA, producing MSNKKRNRFIFRVITLSLLAAATVFTIYTGFAKEKFDVLKVGDYAPDFALVDLDGKEHQLSGYKGQGVFLNFWGTWCAPCKKEMPAMGRQYEVYKDQGVQILAVNIAESDFKVRTFAGQYGMTFPTLIDKTKSVMQTYNVKPLPTTFLINPEGKIVRIITGEMSEEDIKGYMEEIKPG from the coding sequence TTGAGCAACAAGAAGAGGAATCGCTTTATTTTCAGGGTCATCACATTATCCCTTTTGGCAGCAGCCACTGTCTTTACAATATACACAGGTTTTGCAAAAGAGAAATTTGATGTGTTAAAGGTCGGAGATTATGCCCCTGACTTCGCGCTTGTTGATTTGGATGGAAAAGAACATCAGTTATCAGGGTATAAAGGACAAGGAGTCTTCCTAAACTTTTGGGGGACTTGGTGTGCACCGTGTAAAAAAGAAATGCCAGCGATGGGGCGACAATACGAGGTATATAAAGACCAAGGAGTTCAAATTTTAGCGGTCAATATTGCTGAATCGGATTTTAAAGTTCGTACATTCGCTGGACAATACGGAATGACCTTCCCTACTTTAATCGATAAGACGAAAAGTGTTATGCAAACTTATAATGTTAAACCGCTGCCTACGACTTTTCTTATCAATCCGGAAGGTAAAATTGTAAGGATTATTACAGGGGAAATGTCAGAAGAAGATATTAAAGGATATATGGAAGAGATTAAGCCGGGTTGA
- a CDS encoding AbiJ-NTD4 domain-containing protein, whose product MTHTYFSDRELGAKELKSEEITTSVYNGLVGIYKRFEKNFSYDYSENCPDNNLICGTDVQLLNAAIKAQIPNIEIPINVKWDDEEDIDKYALLDFIEFCYSKIVDISEDDYHSYFKHYHISFQTTENEKEKFRSEVNQIFSRNGVSFYLDSDGMVKRRLPTQLDAVLENLNIKSKDDRLNELLNLAIENIRKPQEINRQIALEKIWDAFERIKTFYDPNDKKSSAQTLVTNIAAGTADFNLILDSEFKSLTDIGNKYQIRHFEANKIQIGSLKQVDYLFYRMIALIDLCLDKVNNEN is encoded by the coding sequence ATGACACATACATACTTTAGTGACAGAGAACTTGGTGCAAAGGAATTAAAATCTGAGGAAATAACAACTTCCGTTTATAATGGTTTAGTCGGTATTTATAAACGATTTGAGAAAAACTTTTCATACGATTATTCAGAGAATTGTCCCGATAATAACTTGATATGCGGTACGGATGTTCAACTTTTAAATGCGGCGATAAAAGCACAAATACCAAATATAGAAATTCCGATCAACGTAAAGTGGGACGATGAAGAGGATATCGATAAGTATGCATTACTGGACTTCATTGAATTCTGCTATTCAAAAATTGTGGATATAAGCGAAGATGATTATCACAGCTACTTCAAGCATTATCATATTTCTTTTCAAACCACAGAAAATGAAAAAGAAAAGTTTAGGTCGGAAGTAAATCAAATATTCTCAAGAAATGGAGTCTCTTTCTATTTAGATAGCGATGGTATGGTCAAGCGTCGTTTACCTACCCAACTAGACGCAGTTCTGGAGAATCTAAACATAAAATCAAAAGATGACCGTTTAAATGAATTGTTAAACTTAGCAATAGAAAATATCCGCAAGCCACAAGAAATTAACCGTCAAATCGCACTTGAAAAGATTTGGGATGCATTTGAAAGAATAAAAACGTTCTATGATCCTAACGATAAAAAGTCGTCGGCTCAAACGTTAGTTACAAATATAGCTGCCGGAACAGCAGATTTTAATCTAATACTGGATAGTGAATTCAAAAGCCTGACCGATATCGGAAATAAATATCAAATCCGACATTTTGAAGCGAATAAAATACAAATTGGTTCTTTGAAACAAGTGGATTATTTATTCTATCGGATGATAGCATTAATTGATCTATGTTTAGATAAAGTTAACAATGAAAACTAA
- a CDS encoding FtsK/SpoIIIE domain-containing protein, with the protein MKAFLKKQGAASNESGKIQRIISLSGLNVKDGKDTLTTQLIRKKKHEWGWEYKYRIPLGRSFEDYLNKQHVLEDGLNNRRQKLSLTDLKGLQFDSGIIDTLKTLWTNKLSETKEIELSFDGLLIIRVYDQPLPKHIDFQPGEGWKVPVGVTREQNAFRFHDFEQIPHIVLGGATRYGKSNFINSTIASLLHSRPDHTHLFLIDLKGGVELCDYEHIKQTVSIAYEPEDALETLQLAYDKMREIQIKMRSLGKKNVQDAGIKDRYFIFIDEVGELNPAEAVTKEEKQLKQSCQALMSQIARLGAGLGFRQILATQYPTGDVIPRQCKQNSDAKLSFRVQSAVASRVVLDSEGAESLPQIKGRAIYQTADRKEILQTPFIKSDVIQNAIGSHKRETVVDDKEPSIRFIPAKGEKSYAKRKAGADTVTFEEI; encoded by the coding sequence ATGAAAGCGTTTCTGAAAAAGCAAGGTGCCGCATCGAACGAATCCGGCAAAATTCAGCGCATTATTTCCCTCTCCGGCCTCAATGTGAAGGACGGAAAAGACACATTGACTACCCAGCTGATCCGCAAGAAAAAACATGAATGGGGATGGGAATATAAATACAGAATTCCGCTTGGCAGAAGTTTTGAGGATTACTTAAACAAGCAACATGTTTTAGAGGATGGCTTAAATAACAGACGGCAGAAATTATCTCTGACCGATTTAAAGGGTCTGCAGTTCGATTCCGGAATCATCGACACTCTAAAAACATTATGGACGAATAAGTTGAGCGAAACAAAAGAAATCGAATTGTCTTTTGACGGTTTGCTAATCATTCGCGTGTACGATCAGCCGCTGCCTAAGCATATTGATTTTCAGCCGGGCGAAGGATGGAAGGTGCCTGTCGGTGTCACCAGGGAGCAAAACGCGTTCCGCTTTCATGATTTTGAGCAGATCCCCCACATCGTGCTAGGCGGTGCCACCCGCTACGGGAAATCAAACTTCATTAATAGTACGATTGCAAGTCTGCTCCACAGCCGACCAGACCACACTCACCTTTTTCTGATTGATTTAAAAGGCGGTGTGGAGTTATGCGACTACGAACACATTAAACAAACGGTATCTATCGCATACGAGCCGGAGGACGCGCTAGAAACGCTGCAGCTTGCTTATGATAAGATGCGTGAGATACAAATTAAAATGCGCTCGCTCGGTAAAAAGAATGTACAGGATGCAGGAATAAAAGATAGGTACTTTATTTTTATTGATGAAGTCGGTGAACTCAACCCTGCCGAAGCTGTCACAAAAGAAGAAAAGCAATTAAAACAATCGTGCCAGGCACTCATGAGCCAGATCGCCCGGCTCGGTGCAGGGTTAGGATTCCGGCAAATACTGGCCACACAGTACCCTACTGGCGATGTAATACCGCGCCAGTGTAAGCAGAACTCTGATGCAAAGTTATCGTTCCGTGTACAGTCTGCTGTGGCTTCTCGCGTGGTATTGGATAGCGAAGGCGCGGAATCTCTCCCGCAGATTAAAGGGAGGGCCATTTATCAGACAGCCGACAGAAAAGAAATATTGCAGACTCCCTTCATTAAATCAGATGTGATCCAGAATGCAATCGGTTCACATAAGAGAGAAACAGTTGTGGATGACAAAGAACCGTCTATCCGATTCATTCCGGCGAAAGGGGAGAAGTCTTATGCTAAACGAAAGGCAGGAGCAGATACTGTTACTTTTGAAGAAATTTGA
- a CDS encoding replication-relaxation family protein, which produces MTRDQLRYTFQLGTIRNTNRILHSLSDYLMSIREGYQTIYYLSAKGRAYVDCEKVRKKGGHVQHIVMRNEMWLFSNQPKEWKNEVKVSDGSATVVTDAMFTDSWDRKNFLEVDSTQTMKENRNKIKRYKELLDNGLVEEKLGHFPTLVWLTTTEHRRDQLKKECAGLQAVMVFTIADIK; this is translated from the coding sequence ATGACGCGCGACCAACTCCGCTACACCTTTCAACTCGGGACAATACGGAATACCAATAGAATCCTCCACAGTCTATCAGACTACTTAATGAGCATTCGCGAAGGCTATCAGACCATCTACTATCTATCTGCGAAAGGCCGCGCGTATGTGGATTGTGAGAAGGTGCGAAAGAAAGGCGGCCACGTCCAGCATATTGTCATGAGAAATGAAATGTGGCTGTTTTCCAATCAGCCGAAAGAATGGAAGAACGAGGTGAAGGTATCAGACGGCAGCGCAACCGTGGTCACGGATGCTATGTTCACCGATTCATGGGATCGGAAAAACTTTCTGGAAGTGGACTCCACGCAAACGATGAAAGAGAATCGGAATAAAATTAAACGATACAAAGAGTTATTGGATAATGGATTAGTGGAGGAAAAGCTGGGTCACTTCCCCACCTTGGTTTGGCTAACTACTACCGAACACCGTAGGGATCAGCTGAAAAAAGAGTGCGCAGGGCTGCAAGCGGTCATGGTATTTACGATTGCCGATATAAAATAA
- a CDS encoding M15 family metallopeptidase has product MRASVFQLISKSERAMGAVHPRLKALAIELIKRAYHEGINIRITAGHRTNAEQQRLYNQGRFGNPGIIVTKAKPGQSIHNFGLAIDYVLVNEDDTDVSWVVNKQWRRVGAIGKQLGFQWGGDWTSFRDYPHLDLQRGMSLADLRAGKLPSLPSVPSRPYLGQGDTGAEVKSMQSALVKAGYTTDVDGIFGQGTEDALRTFQAANGLMVDGLYGASSKRLLGSPDMVAAVDIKGDDELEFSSGSLRKELEFSLSSRAHRQMIVDAALAQGYSQVHAERLADGKIKDGDLMALAVGTLIKANK; this is encoded by the coding sequence ATGAGAGCGTCTGTATTTCAACTCATTTCAAAATCAGAGCGGGCTATGGGTGCGGTACATCCACGACTTAAAGCGTTGGCGATCGAATTAATCAAACGCGCTTATCATGAGGGGATCAACATCCGCATTACAGCCGGTCATCGTACCAATGCTGAACAACAGCGTCTTTACAATCAAGGGCGGTTCGGAAATCCTGGCATCATCGTGACAAAGGCGAAGCCGGGTCAGTCCATCCATAACTTCGGTTTAGCTATTGACTATGTACTCGTAAACGAGGATGACACGGACGTATCATGGGTAGTCAACAAACAGTGGCGCAGAGTAGGGGCGATCGGTAAACAGCTGGGCTTCCAGTGGGGTGGCGATTGGACAAGTTTTAGAGATTACCCGCATTTGGACTTACAACGCGGTATGTCACTAGCTGATTTGCGAGCAGGTAAACTACCCTCTTTACCGTCCGTTCCGTCGCGTCCGTATCTCGGGCAAGGCGACACAGGTGCAGAGGTTAAGTCTATGCAATCGGCACTTGTTAAGGCAGGCTATACAACTGATGTGGACGGCATCTTCGGGCAGGGTACAGAGGATGCATTGCGGACGTTTCAGGCAGCAAACGGATTGATGGTTGACGGTTTATATGGCGCATCATCTAAGCGTCTTCTGGGCAGTCCCGACATGGTAGCGGCAGTTGATATAAAAGGAGATGATGAGTTGGAGTTTAGCAGCGGATCTTTGCGTAAAGAGTTGGAGTTTAGTCTAAGCAGCCGGGCGCATCGTCAAATGATTGTGGATGCAGCACTGGCGCAAGGGTATAGCCAAGTACATGCCGAGAGGTTGGCAGATGGCAAGATTAAAGATGGAGACTTGATGGCGTTAGCTGTCGGTACGTTGATTAAAGCGAATAAATAA
- a CDS encoding phage holin has protein sequence MKINWKVRFRNPVFLGQLLLTVFGPVLVYYGLVPTDITSFPALIELLKDAFSNPFVIGTMIYGFYNAVTDPVTAGLSDSRQALTYDKPKDDRWKGMK, from the coding sequence ATGAAAATTAATTGGAAAGTACGTTTTAGAAATCCGGTATTTCTCGGTCAACTATTACTCACTGTTTTTGGTCCGGTTCTTGTCTATTACGGATTAGTGCCGACGGATATTACTTCTTTTCCTGCGTTGATCGAGTTATTAAAGGATGCGTTTTCCAATCCATTTGTAATCGGCACTATGATTTATGGTTTTTATAACGCGGTGACTGATCCGGTGACTGCTGGATTGAGCGACAGCCGGCAAGCATTGACTTACGACAAGCCAAAGGATGACAGATGGAAGGGGATGAAATAA
- a CDS encoding XkdX family protein has translation MTYWELAYGWGWATADQLRLATKLGELAKEDFERITGELFDPVKEEPVPEPEKEPVVEEEVVEEPPVASEEPAPKK, from the coding sequence ATGACATATTGGGAACTCGCATACGGCTGGGGATGGGCCACAGCCGACCAGCTACGGCTTGCCACTAAATTAGGCGAGCTCGCAAAAGAGGATTTCGAGCGCATCACCGGAGAGCTATTTGACCCCGTCAAAGAAGAACCTGTTCCAGAGCCGGAAAAAGAACCGGTTGTGGAAGAAGAGGTTGTAGAAGAGCCTCCAGTAGCTTCGGAGGAACCAGCACCAAAGAAATAA
- a CDS encoding DUF6273 domain-containing protein, with amino-acid sequence MAKKLSDLPIGTKVKHPASKYNGQPIVLQVGAQNHPGYPAGSTTFITERILSIKAFDAKEPASSNADRRSYGNNRYNQSNMRQWLNKKGTGWYSAQHSADQAPNTANVSYNPYDTEVGFLSGFAQEFIDAILPTNLTVVKASVDGGGTETTSDKVFLPSTTEVGLANEGGVAEGSKWPLFTSDASRQANPTAQAVSASNYTNANLTAAKLWYWWLRTPSAGNASYVRLVISDGSLSVVSAYNGYSGVRPALNLPSGLAVSDAPDTDGAYILEFNQAPNITGPNTTLGNKTAPFSVDYQVSDPENDAVSIVEKLNGTTIKTETNVTQGVNRTITLTSEQWATLPLNETSSITIEATESKGAKSTRMITFVKVNAAPSATAVEPKGDLSNLAIVDTLTPIFVHKFTDPDTGDSQSAYQYVINNQQDEVVHDSGKKVSTQSFYQLPTSVAKWGDRLSWKVRVWDRYDVPSEYSFAQWFMPNRPPNVSNVQPGSNNAEAPAGASLNPEVTWDFEDLDLEAQAGYQVRIYKLADDALAYDSSRVNQAVKKHQVPQGRLLEGAEYYTVVTVWDPNGLSKNSDRAYFRTNATPSAPILTGPVDNYRTTLRPTLIGIVGTDPENDGMHFRMQISTDPTFATYAYEKSSETDRTGWQVNGYDIPTAGVKNDQQGQNVAYTMQADLDRNKTYYWRMAAVDASTGARGEWSGVRRIRAGDELIYKNKTPINTGSVAARRILFAADLQLPTDGTTKATVKVEFANNALDVSPTWEDGTAKFLAMDYYDFTNETKTASDFAIGYRVTIKANDSMDPISISADGLTFD; translated from the coding sequence ATGGCTAAAAAGCTTTCTGACTTACCTATCGGCACGAAAGTCAAACATCCGGCATCTAAATACAACGGGCAACCAATTGTGTTGCAGGTCGGCGCGCAAAATCATCCGGGTTACCCGGCAGGCTCCACTACGTTTATTACGGAGCGCATCTTATCCATCAAAGCATTTGATGCTAAGGAGCCGGCAAGCAGCAATGCGGACCGACGTAGTTACGGGAACAACCGATACAACCAATCTAATATGCGGCAATGGCTCAACAAAAAGGGAACTGGTTGGTACAGCGCGCAGCACAGTGCAGACCAGGCGCCTAACACCGCAAACGTCAGTTACAACCCTTACGACACAGAAGTGGGCTTTTTATCCGGTTTCGCGCAGGAATTTATCGATGCCATCCTGCCTACCAACCTGACCGTCGTTAAAGCGTCTGTCGACGGCGGAGGAACCGAGACGACATCGGACAAGGTATTCCTGCCATCTACCACGGAGGTAGGTTTGGCAAACGAGGGCGGAGTGGCAGAGGGATCCAAGTGGCCGCTCTTCACGAGTGACGCCAGCCGGCAGGCAAATCCTACGGCGCAAGCCGTGAGCGCTTCAAACTACACAAATGCTAATTTGACGGCGGCGAAACTGTGGTATTGGTGGCTACGCACCCCGAGCGCCGGCAACGCGAGCTACGTGCGCCTCGTGATCTCGGATGGGTCGCTCAGCGTCGTCAGCGCGTACAATGGCTACAGCGGCGTCCGCCCCGCTTTGAATTTACCATCCGGCCTTGCCGTATCCGACGCGCCGGACACGGACGGCGCGTATATCCTGGAGTTTAATCAAGCCCCAAACATCACAGGGCCAAATACGACACTAGGAAATAAAACAGCGCCTTTTTCAGTGGATTACCAAGTTTCAGACCCTGAAAATGACGCAGTATCGATTGTCGAAAAACTCAACGGTACAACAATCAAGACCGAAACAAACGTCACGCAAGGCGTGAACCGAACCATCACGTTGACTAGCGAACAATGGGCCACGCTCCCGCTCAACGAAACATCCAGCATCACGATCGAAGCGACGGAAAGCAAAGGTGCGAAGTCGACCCGGATGATTACATTCGTCAAGGTCAATGCAGCCCCTTCGGCGACCGCGGTCGAGCCGAAGGGCGACCTGAGCAATCTTGCCATCGTCGATACGCTGACGCCGATCTTCGTGCACAAGTTTACGGATCCGGACACTGGTGACAGCCAATCGGCTTATCAGTACGTCATCAACAATCAGCAGGACGAGGTAGTGCACGACAGCGGCAAAAAAGTATCCACGCAGTCGTTTTACCAGTTGCCTACATCCGTCGCCAAATGGGGAGACAGACTGTCCTGGAAGGTCCGCGTATGGGATCGCTACGATGTGCCGTCCGAATATTCATTTGCGCAGTGGTTCATGCCAAATCGGCCGCCGAACGTTAGCAACGTGCAGCCGGGAAGCAATAACGCCGAAGCGCCTGCGGGAGCTTCGCTGAATCCCGAAGTAACATGGGATTTCGAGGATCTCGATCTTGAAGCGCAGGCAGGCTATCAAGTGCGCATCTACAAGCTGGCCGATGATGCGCTCGCTTATGACAGTTCCCGCGTCAATCAGGCCGTGAAAAAGCACCAGGTGCCGCAGGGGCGGTTGCTAGAAGGCGCAGAATATTACACGGTCGTGACCGTTTGGGACCCGAACGGATTGAGCAAAAACAGCGATCGTGCATACTTCCGCACTAATGCAACGCCATCCGCACCCATCCTGACAGGCCCAGTCGACAACTACCGGACGACACTCCGCCCGACGCTGATCGGTATCGTCGGCACGGATCCGGAAAACGACGGCATGCATTTCCGGATGCAGATTTCGACCGACCCGACGTTTGCGACATACGCCTATGAAAAGTCGAGCGAGACGGACCGGACAGGCTGGCAGGTAAATGGCTATGACATCCCGACTGCAGGCGTCAAAAACGACCAGCAAGGACAAAATGTCGCCTATACCATGCAGGCAGACCTGGATCGTAACAAAACGTACTACTGGCGCATGGCCGCAGTCGATGCAAGCACCGGAGCGCGCGGGGAATGGTCAGGAGTGCGCCGGATTCGCGCGGGCGATGAGTTGATCTACAAAAACAAGACGCCTATCAATACGGGCAGTGTGGCCGCTCGCAGAATCCTATTCGCCGCCGATTTGCAACTGCCGACTGACGGCACGACAAAAGCGACAGTTAAAGTGGAGTTTGCCAATAACGCCTTGGATGTCTCCCCAACATGGGAGGACGGCACAGCCAAGTTTTTGGCGATGGATTATTACGACTTTACCAACGAGACCAAGACAGCATCTGACTTTGCGATTGGCTACCGCGTGACGATTAAAGCTAACGACTCAATGGATCCAATCAGCATCTCGGCTGACGGTCTTACATTTGACTAA
- a CDS encoding reverse transcriptase/maturase family protein, translating into MNYEQLCDFNNLYDAYLACKKGKGWKNSTALYQQDALYNTWLLREELIKGQYELSGYNLFHIYHPKPRIIKSIKFKDKVVQRSLCDNILTPTFEQHFIYDNYACRKNKGVHAAIDRTKEYMRYHYSRYGLEGYVLKCDIEKYFDSIDHEKLKVIVRRLVKDDRVYELLVKIIDSTAGSGLPLGNQTSQLFSLIFLSAFDHYIKETLRIKCYLRYMDDFILIDPDKEYLQYCKKEIEFLLQDLDLQLNQKTHIFPIKNGFDFLGFHFYSTDTGKIIMKLRRESKESMRRKLKKFKELYREGKITKEEIDHSWNSWVGHAKHGDTYYLIKNMQKYYDAIFEE; encoded by the coding sequence TTGAATTACGAACAGCTATGTGATTTTAACAATTTATATGACGCCTATTTGGCGTGCAAAAAGGGGAAAGGTTGGAAGAATTCGACCGCTTTATATCAGCAAGACGCTTTGTACAACACCTGGCTATTACGTGAGGAGTTGATCAAAGGACAGTATGAACTGAGCGGATACAATCTCTTTCATATTTATCACCCGAAGCCCCGCATAATAAAAAGCATTAAATTTAAAGATAAGGTAGTGCAGCGTAGTCTCTGCGACAACATTCTGACGCCTACTTTCGAGCAACATTTCATCTATGATAATTACGCCTGCCGGAAGAATAAAGGTGTGCATGCCGCGATTGACCGGACCAAGGAATATATGCGTTATCACTACAGTCGTTACGGTCTTGAGGGGTACGTGTTAAAGTGCGATATCGAGAAGTATTTCGACTCTATCGATCACGAAAAATTGAAAGTGATCGTCAGACGATTGGTCAAGGATGACCGCGTTTATGAGTTGCTTGTAAAAATCATAGACAGTACAGCTGGTTCGGGGTTGCCGCTTGGCAATCAAACGAGTCAGCTTTTTTCGTTGATCTTTTTGAGCGCCTTTGATCACTACATCAAGGAGACGTTGCGCATTAAGTGCTATCTGCGCTACATGGACGATTTCATTTTAATCGATCCAGACAAAGAATACTTGCAGTATTGCAAGAAAGAAATCGAGTTTCTGCTGCAGGATTTAGACCTTCAACTTAATCAGAAAACTCACATCTTCCCGATCAAGAACGGTTTTGATTTTCTCGGCTTTCATTTTTATTCGACTGACACTGGAAAAATCATCATGAAGCTGCGACGCGAAAGCAAAGAGTCGATGCGGCGAAAGCTTAAGAAATTCAAAGAGCTATACCGTGAAGGGAAAATCACGAAAGAGGAGATCGACCACTCCTGGAATAGCTGGGTCGGTCACGCCAAACACGGCGACACCTATTACTTGATCAAAAACATGCAGAAATACTATGACGCAATATTTGAGGAGTGA
- a CDS encoding four helix bundle protein, whose protein sequence is MTFLLKTEKFIDYTMVVTNKNDTFPKKLRFTLTNRIVDLSLDVYHNLLHANEIFPLNREQIERRLELQRLAITHLKELDFLIRLSRHRGYINDKELKHWSYLMADTRKTATSWHRSDKERYK, encoded by the coding sequence ATGACCTTTCTGCTGAAAACTGAAAAGTTTATCGATTACACAATGGTGGTCACGAATAAAAATGATACGTTTCCCAAGAAGTTGCGTTTTACTTTGACCAACCGCATTGTCGATCTATCACTTGATGTATATCACAATCTGTTGCACGCTAACGAAATTTTCCCGCTTAACCGTGAGCAAATAGAGCGTAGATTGGAACTGCAAAGGCTGGCGATCACCCATCTGAAAGAACTTGACTTTTTAATACGGCTATCCAGACACCGAGGATACATCAATGACAAGGAATTAAAACACTGGAGCTATCTGATGGCTGATACCCGCAAGACAGCTACCAGCTGGCACCGGAGCGATAAAGAGCGGTACAAATAA